Proteins co-encoded in one Paraburkholderia terrae genomic window:
- a CDS encoding AmpG family muropeptide MFS transporter — protein MSNPPHEAPALTAHEEHPGWRAFLNARMLICVFLGFTSGLPLFTLVYLVQAWLRSEGVNLKEIGLFALIQFPYTWKFLWAPLMDRYVPRLPGWRPGRRRGWMLFTQILVAGAIASLGIVSPRDSIWTVAALTALVAFFGASSDIVIDAYRRELLHDTEQGLGNAVHVNAYKIAALVPGSLALILSDHLPWATVFIVTAAFMLPGMVMTLVVKEPEVHGAPPRNLREAIVEPFREFILRDGWRGALFVLGFIFLYKLGDTMATTLSTSFFLDIGFSRTQIGVIAKTTAFGASLAGGIIGGIALMRIGIGRGLWIFGILQMVSTLGFAWLAHVGPTSPGLTVVYDIAVALSTGTTKLLSLLGVGWTVQLDPMSVALALVYGFETFTTGLTLAAFTAYIASTTDPRYTATQFALFTSLASVPRTLASAASGFAVAQIGWFNYFLVCTALAIPGMLLLFRIAPWRKQS, from the coding sequence ATGTCGAACCCGCCACACGAGGCGCCTGCACTAACCGCTCACGAAGAACATCCCGGCTGGCGCGCGTTTCTCAACGCGCGCATGCTGATCTGCGTTTTCCTCGGCTTCACGTCGGGGTTGCCGCTGTTCACCCTCGTCTATCTTGTCCAGGCCTGGCTGCGCTCAGAAGGCGTGAACCTGAAGGAAATCGGCCTGTTTGCGCTGATCCAGTTTCCCTATACGTGGAAATTCCTCTGGGCGCCGCTGATGGACCGTTACGTGCCGCGTCTGCCCGGCTGGCGGCCAGGACGCCGGCGCGGCTGGATGCTCTTCACGCAGATTCTGGTCGCCGGCGCAATCGCATCGCTTGGCATCGTCTCGCCGCGCGATTCGATCTGGACGGTTGCCGCACTGACCGCGCTCGTCGCGTTCTTCGGCGCGAGCTCGGATATCGTGATCGACGCGTATCGGCGCGAACTGCTGCACGACACCGAGCAAGGCCTCGGCAACGCCGTACACGTGAACGCGTACAAGATCGCGGCGCTCGTGCCCGGTTCGCTCGCGCTGATTCTCTCCGACCATCTGCCGTGGGCGACCGTGTTCATCGTGACGGCCGCTTTCATGCTGCCCGGCATGGTGATGACGCTCGTCGTGAAAGAACCCGAAGTACACGGCGCGCCGCCCAGGAACCTGCGCGAAGCGATCGTCGAGCCCTTCCGTGAATTCATTCTGCGCGACGGCTGGCGCGGCGCGCTGTTCGTGCTCGGGTTCATCTTCCTGTACAAGCTCGGCGATACGATGGCGACCACGCTGTCCACGTCGTTCTTTCTCGACATCGGCTTTTCGCGCACGCAGATCGGCGTGATCGCGAAGACGACGGCGTTCGGCGCGAGTCTGGCGGGCGGCATCATCGGCGGGATTGCGCTGATGCGGATCGGCATCGGTCGCGGCTTGTGGATCTTCGGCATCCTGCAGATGGTGTCGACGCTCGGCTTCGCATGGCTCGCGCATGTCGGACCGACGTCGCCGGGGCTCACCGTCGTGTACGACATCGCCGTTGCGCTCAGCACGGGCACGACGAAACTGCTGTCGTTGCTCGGCGTCGGCTGGACGGTGCAACTCGATCCGATGTCGGTCGCGCTCGCGCTCGTGTACGGCTTCGAGACATTCACGACAGGCCTCACGCTCGCCGCGTTCACCGCGTATATCGCCAGCACGACCGACCCGCGCTATACGGCGACGCAGTTCGCGCTCTTCACGTCGCTGGCTTCCGTGCCGCGCACGCTGGCGTCGGCGGCAAGCGGCTTCGCGGTCGCGCAGATAGGCTGGTTCAACTACTTCCTCGTCTGCACGGCGCTTGCTATACCGGGCATGCTACTGTTGTTTCGGATCGCCCCTTGGAGAAAGCAGTCGTGA
- the metW gene encoding methionine biosynthesis protein MetW, giving the protein MNQRALDYLATRPDFRAIARWVEPRGTVLDLGCGDGSLLSLLMEELEVTGYGIEINDAGVLASTKNGINVIQQNLEDGLRLFEDGSFDFAILSQTLQTIHQTAAILRETVRVGKECIVSFPNFGFWTHRLSVLQGRMPVSKSLPYQWHNTPNVRVLTIKDFEALAPEVGIEILDRVVLHGGQQVRWGVNWRGSLAVYRVKKS; this is encoded by the coding sequence ATGAACCAGCGCGCTCTCGATTATCTTGCGACGCGACCGGATTTCCGCGCGATTGCCCGCTGGGTCGAGCCACGCGGAACGGTGCTCGATCTCGGCTGCGGCGACGGCTCGCTGCTGTCGCTGCTGATGGAAGAGCTCGAAGTAACGGGCTACGGCATCGAGATCAACGACGCCGGCGTGCTCGCTTCGACGAAGAACGGCATCAACGTGATCCAGCAGAATCTGGAAGACGGCTTGCGCCTGTTCGAAGACGGCAGCTTCGATTTTGCGATCCTTTCTCAAACGCTGCAGACCATTCACCAGACAGCCGCGATCCTGCGCGAGACGGTGCGTGTCGGCAAGGAATGCATTGTTTCGTTCCCAAATTTCGGATTCTGGACGCACCGGCTGTCCGTTTTGCAGGGACGCATGCCCGTGTCGAAGTCGCTGCCTTATCAGTGGCACAACACGCCGAACGTGCGCGTGCTGACCATCAAGGATTTCGAGGCGCTCGCGCCGGAAGTCGGCATCGAGATTCTCGATCGAGTCGTGTTGCATGGCGGCCAGCAGGTGCGATGGGGCGTGAACTGGCGTGGTAGTCTTGCGGTCTATCGCGTCAAGAAAAGCTAA
- the metX gene encoding homoserine O-succinyltransferase MetX yields MESIGIVTPQTMHFSEPLRLQNGSSLANYDLVVETYGTLNAARSNAVLVCHALNASHHVAGVYADDPKNVGWWDNMVGPGKPLDTNRFFVIGVNNLGSCFGSTGPMSIDPSTGRPYGASFPVVTVEDWVNAQALVADTFGIEKFAAVMGGSLGGMQALAWSMMYPERLAHCIVVASTPKLSAQNIAFNEVARSSILSDPDFHGGNYYAHGVKPKRGLRVARMIGHITYLSDDDMAAKFGRALRRAEGAEDAYNFNFDVEFEVESYLRYQGDKFADYFDANTYLLITRALDYFDPAKAYDGDLTAALAHTKAKYLIASFTTDWRFAPARSRELVKALLDHKRQVTYGEIDAPHGHDAFLLDDARYHNLMRAYYERIAAEVNA; encoded by the coding sequence ATGGAATCGATCGGGATCGTCACTCCACAAACAATGCATTTCTCCGAGCCGCTGCGCCTGCAGAACGGCAGCTCGCTCGCGAACTACGACCTCGTCGTCGAAACGTACGGCACGCTCAACGCCGCGCGCAGCAATGCCGTGCTCGTGTGCCACGCGCTCAACGCGTCGCATCACGTCGCGGGCGTCTACGCGGATGATCCGAAGAACGTCGGCTGGTGGGACAACATGGTCGGCCCCGGCAAGCCGCTCGACACTAACCGCTTCTTCGTGATCGGCGTGAACAACCTCGGTTCGTGCTTCGGCTCGACGGGCCCGATGAGCATCGATCCGTCGACGGGCCGTCCGTACGGCGCAAGCTTCCCCGTCGTTACGGTTGAAGACTGGGTGAACGCGCAGGCGCTCGTCGCCGACACGTTCGGCATCGAGAAATTCGCAGCCGTGATGGGCGGCAGTCTCGGCGGCATGCAGGCGCTCGCGTGGAGCATGATGTATCCCGAGCGGCTCGCGCATTGCATCGTCGTTGCATCGACGCCCAAGCTCTCCGCGCAGAACATCGCGTTCAACGAAGTGGCGCGCTCGTCGATCCTGTCGGATCCGGATTTTCACGGCGGCAACTACTACGCGCACGGCGTGAAGCCGAAGCGCGGCTTGCGCGTCGCGCGGATGATCGGCCACATCACGTATCTGTCCGATGACGACATGGCCGCGAAGTTCGGCCGCGCGCTGCGTCGCGCGGAAGGCGCGGAAGACGCCTACAACTTCAACTTCGACGTCGAGTTCGAAGTGGAATCGTATCTGCGCTACCAGGGCGACAAGTTCGCCGACTACTTCGACGCGAACACGTATCTGCTGATCACGCGCGCGCTCGATTACTTCGATCCCGCCAAGGCGTATGACGGCGATCTCACGGCGGCACTCGCGCATACGAAGGCGAAGTATCTGATCGCGAGCTTCACGACCGACTGGCGTTTCGCGCCCGCGCGCTCGCGCGAGCTGGTGAAGGCGCTGCTCGATCACAAGCGCCAGGTCACATATGGCGAAATCGACGCGCCGCACGGCCACGACGCCTTTCTCCTCGACGACGCGCGCTATCACAACCTGATGCGCGCCTACTACGAACGCATTGCTGCAGAGGTCAACGCATGA
- the slmA gene encoding nucleoid occlusion factor SlmA — translation MQPIRKHDEDVTEEQSAAPRSTRLKPGERRVHILQTLAAMLEAPKNEKITTAALAARIGVSEAALYRHFASKAQMFEGLIEFIEQTLFGLINQIIAKEPNGVLQARAIALMLLNFSAKNPGMTRVLTCEALVGEHERLTERVNQLHERVEASLKQCLRLGLMDASSHAEHSAIPLPADYDPVARASLLLSYIIGRWHRFVRSGFSRAPIEQADAQLRLILQ, via the coding sequence ATGCAGCCTATCCGCAAGCATGACGAGGACGTAACCGAAGAACAGTCAGCCGCACCGCGCTCGACGCGCCTGAAACCCGGCGAGCGGCGCGTGCATATCCTCCAGACGCTGGCCGCGATGCTGGAGGCCCCGAAGAACGAAAAAATCACCACGGCGGCGCTGGCCGCGCGCATCGGCGTGTCGGAAGCGGCGCTGTACCGCCATTTCGCGAGCAAGGCGCAAATGTTCGAAGGGCTGATCGAGTTCATCGAGCAGACGCTCTTCGGGCTCATCAACCAGATCATCGCGAAAGAGCCAAACGGCGTGCTGCAGGCGCGCGCGATCGCGCTCATGTTGCTCAATTTTTCAGCGAAGAATCCCGGCATGACACGCGTGCTGACCTGCGAAGCGCTCGTCGGCGAACACGAGCGGCTGACCGAGCGGGTCAACCAGTTGCACGAGCGCGTCGAGGCGTCGCTCAAGCAATGTCTGCGGCTCGGCTTGATGGACGCATCGAGCCACGCCGAACACAGTGCGATCCCGCTGCCCGCCGACTACGATCCCGTGGCGCGCGCGAGCCTTTTGCTCAGCTACATCATCGGGCGCTGGCATCGCTTCGTGCGCAGCGGCTTCTCGCGCGCGCCAATCGAACAGGCCGACGCGCAATTGCGCCTCATCCTCCAGTAG